One segment of Triticum aestivum cultivar Chinese Spring chromosome 2A, IWGSC CS RefSeq v2.1, whole genome shotgun sequence DNA contains the following:
- the LOC123186681 gene encoding WAT1-related protein At1g25270, with translation MGVMDGMKPVAAMVVVQFVFAGVNIFYKLAVSDGMDMRVLVAYRFLFASAVLSPIAYFVERKKRTKVTWRVLLLSFVCGLCGGSLAQNLYISGMKLTSATFASAMTNLIPAITFVLAVLFRYERLAIRTLAGQAKVTGTMLGVGGAMLLTFYKGAQVTPWPPTHINLAAQLAARHQHEEHASSSLHPDSGNRAMGCLLCTGSCFFYALWLILQARLSREYPFHYSTTALMCAMSALQSAAFALCFDRDLIQWRLSSGVRLLAVLYTGVVASGVMLVVLSWCVKRRGPLFASVFNPMMLVVVAVLSSLLLGEELHLGSVLGAVLIVTGLYSVLWGKGREAAENEPAKAHASGTELPHIDIVVHRHDPPPTPQQQSTEPGPAR, from the exons atgGGCGTGATGGATGGGATGAAGCCGGTggcggcgatggtggtggtgcAGTTTGTGTTCGCCGGCGTCAACATCTTCTACAAGCTGGCCGTGAGCGACGGCATGGACATGCGGGTCCTCGTCGCTTACCGCTTCCTCTTCGCCTCCGCCGTCCTCTCGCCCATCGCATACTTCGTCGAGAG GAAGAAAAGAACCAAGGTGACTTGGCGAGTCCTGCTGCTCTCCTTCGTCTGCGGACTCTGTGG GGGCTCGCTAGCGCAGAACCTCTACATCTCCGGCATGAAGCTCACGTCCGCGACCTTCGCCTCCGCCATGACCAACCTCATCCCGGCCATCACCTTCGTGCTCGCCGTGCTCTTCCGCTACGAGCGCCTCGCCATCCGCACCCTCGCCGGCCAGGCCAAGGTCACCGGCACCATGCTTGGCGTCGGCGGCGCCATGCTCCTCACCTTCTACAAGGGCGCCCAGGTCACCCCTTGGCCTCCCACCCACATCAACCTCGCCGCCCAGCTCGCCGCCCGGCACCAACACGAGGAACATGCCTCCTCCTCCCTTCACCCGGACAGCGGCAACCGTGCCATGGGCTGCCTGCTCTGCACCGGCAGCTGCTTCTTTTATGCGCTCTGGCTCATCCTGCAGGCCAGGCTCAGCCGGGAGTACCCGTTCCACTACTCCACCACGGCCCTCATGTGCGCCATGAGCGCGCTCCAGTCCGCCGCATTCGCGCTCTGCTTCGACCGGGACCTCATCCAGTGGCGCCTCTCCTCCGGCGTCCGCCTACTCGCCGTCCTCTACACCGGCGTTGTCGCCTCAGGGGTCATGCTCGTGGTGCTCTCCTGGTGCGTCAAGCGCCGGGGCCCCCTCTTCGCGTCCGTCTTCAACCCCATGAtgctggtggtggtggccgtgctcAGCTCGCTGCTGCTCGGCGAGGAGCTGCACCTCGGCAGCGTGCTCGGCGCCGTTCTCATCGTGACGGGCCTCTACTCCGTGCTCTGGGGAAAAGGCCGCGAGGCGGCGGAGAACGAGCCCGCCAAGGCCCACGCCTCCGGCACCGAGCTGCCGCACATAGACATCGTCGTGCATCGCCATGATCCTCCTCCCACGCCACAGCAGCAGAGCACGGAGCCGGGGCCGGCGCGGTAA